The following are from one region of the Cervus canadensis isolate Bull #8, Minnesota chromosome 21, ASM1932006v1, whole genome shotgun sequence genome:
- the C3AR1 gene encoding C3a anaphylatoxin chemotactic receptor, giving the protein MESFSAETNSTDLHSQPWDKPHVILSIVILSITFLLGLPGNGLVLWVAGLKMQRTVNTVWFLHLTLADFICCLSLPFSLVHLVLQGHWPYGWFLCKLIPSIIILNMFASVFLLTAISLDRCLLVLRPIWCQNHRNVGTACTICGCIWMVALVMCIPAFVYRQTFTIDNQSMCGYNFGHHGSLDYLDFTFDLLENGSFDNSTADPPGEMDDRLDSFSPQTKDQPWAATTGFHSQKFQRTSRDSLPTDSTRLSVQQLHNDLFQSADEVSATLSSDFPIEDHRTHPLENSDSFLPDDFEIFPNASSDSLYIYELSQYFQDDYFGQFAYDHQVPTPQVAITISRLVVGFLLPFIIMVACYSLIIFKMRRSRFTKSRSKLLRVAMVVVVVFLVCWAPYHIIGVLLLFTDPDAPFGESLLSWDHVSLALASANSCFNPFLYALLGKDFRRKARQSMQGILEAAFSEDMTHSTSCPQNKTSFERNSISTVV; this is encoded by the coding sequence ATGGAGTCTTTCTCTGCTGAGACCAATTCAACTGACCTACACTCACAgccctgggataaaccccacgTAATTCTCTCCATAGTCATCCTCAGCATCACTTTCCTACTGGGGTTGCCAGGCAACGGGCTGGTGCTGTGGGTGGCTGGCCTAAAGATGCAACGAACAGTGAACACAGTTTGGTTTCTCCATCTCACCTTGGCTGACTTCATCTGCTGCCTctccctgcccttctccctgGTCCACTTGGTTCTCCAAGGACACTGGCCCTATGGCTGGTTCCTATGCAAGCTCATCCCCTCCATCATCATCCTCAACATGTTTGCCAGTGTCTTCTTGCTGACTGCCATTAGTCTGGACCGCTGTCTGTTGGTACTCAGGCCAATCTGGTGCCAGAATCATCGCAACGTGGGAACAGCCTGCACTATCTGTGGTTGTATCTGGATGGTGGCTTTGGTGATGTGCATACCTGCATTTGTATACCGGCAGACGTTCACTATAGACAACCAGAGTATGTGTGGCTACAACTTTGGTCACCATGGCTCATTAGATTATCTAGACTTCACCTTTGATCTACTGGAAAACGGGTCTTTTGACAACTCCACTGCTGATCCGCCTGGAGAAATGGATGACAGGTTAGATTCCTTCTCTCCACAAACCAAGGATCAGCCTTGGGCAGCCACCACTGGTTTCCATTCCCAAAAATTTCAAAGAACTTCTAGAGATTCACTCCCTACTGATTCAACTAGATTATCTGTTCAACAACTACATAATGATCTATTTCAGTCTGCTGATGAAGTCTCAGCTACACTCTCCAGTGACTTTCCCATTGAAGACCACAGGACTCACCCCCTGGAGAACTCGGATTCTTTTCTCCCTGATGATTTTGAGATTTTCCCTAATGCCTCCAGTGATTCCTTATACATATATGAGCTATCACAATATTTCCAGGATGATTACTTTGGCCAATTTGCATATGATCATCAAGTGCCAACACCCCAGGTAGCCATAACCATCAGTAGGCTAGTGGTGGGTTTCCTGTTGCCCTTTATCATCATGGTGGCCTGTTATAGCCTCATTATCTTCAAAATGCGTCGGAGCCGCTTCACCAAGTCTCGAAGcaaactcttgagagtcgctaTGGTGGTAGTGGTTGTCTTCCTTGTCTGCTGGGCTCCTTACCACATTATTGGAGTCCTCTTATTGTTTACTGACCCAGATGCTCCCTTTGGGGAATCTCTGTTGTCCTGGGATCATGTGTCTCTTGCTCTAGCATCTGCCAATAGTTGCTTCAATCCATTCCTCTATGCTCTCCTGGGAAAGGACTTTAGGAGAAAAGCAAGACAGTCCATGCAGGGAATTCTTGAGGCAGCTTTCAGTGAGGACATGACACACTCTACCAGCTGCCCCCAAAACAAAACCTCTTTTGAAAGAAACAGTATCAGTACAGTTGTATGA
- the NECAP1 gene encoding adaptin ear-binding coat-associated protein 1, translating to MASELEYESVLCVKPDVSVYRIPPRASNRGYRASDWKLDQPDWTGRLRITSKGKVAYIKLEDKVSGELFAQAPVEQYPGIAVETVTDSSRYFVIRIQDGTGRSAFIGIGFSDRGDAFDFNVSLQDHFKWVKQESEISKESQEMDSRPKLDLGFKEGQTIKLSIGNITTKKGGASKPKTAGTGGLSLLPPPPGGKVTIPPPSSSVAISNHVTPPPIPKSSHGGSDADILLDLDSPAPVTTPAPAPVSASNDLWGDFSTASSSVTNQAPQPSNWVQF from the exons ATGGCGTCCGAGTTGGAGTACGAGTCTGTACTGTGTGTGAAACCTGACGTCAGCGTCTACCGGATTCCGCCTCGGGCCTCCAACCGCGGTTACAG ggCATCTGACTGGAAATTAGATCAACCTGATTGGACTGGTCGCCTCAGAATCACTTCAAAAGGGAAGGTTGCTTATATCAAACTCGAGGATAAAGTTTCAG GGGAACTCTTTGCTCAGGCACCAGTAGAACAATATCCTGGTATTGCCGTGGAGACAGTGACCGATTCCAGCCGCTACTTTGTAATCCGGATCCAGGATGGAACTG GGCGAAGTGCTTTCATTGGCATTGGCTTCTCAGATCGGGGTGATGCCTTTGACTTCAATGTCTCTCTGCAAGATCACTTCAA GTGGGTGAAACAGGAATCTGAGATTTCCAAAGAATCTCAGGAAATGGATAGTCGTCCCAAGTTGGATCTGGGCTTCAAGGAAGGGCAGACCATCAAGTTGAGTATTGGG aatATTACAACCAAGAAAGGAGGTGCTTCTAAGCCCAAGACTGCAGGGACTGGGGGCCTCAGCttactcccacccccacctggaGGCAAAGTCACAATTCCCCCTCCATCCTCCTCAGTTGCCATCAGCAATCATGTCACTCCGCCACCCATACCAAAATCCAGTCACGGAGGTAGTGATGCAG ATATCCTTTTAGATTTGGATTCTCCGGCTCCTGTCACGACACCAGCACCAGCTCCAGTTTCTGCAAGCAATGACTTGTGGGGAGACTTCAGCACTGCATCCAG CTCTGTTACGAACCAGGCACCACAGCCATCCAACTGGGTCCAGTTCTGA